One part of the Desulfonema ishimotonii genome encodes these proteins:
- a CDS encoding SDR family oxidoreductase: MKLNFSQALITGGAGFIGSHIADALLSENCTVRILDNLSSGSLTNMEHMRDRITFFEDDIRDMDSLTRAAEGCDVIFHEAAVVSVPQTVEDPLTSARVNDMGTLQVLEAARRAGVKRVVLASSSAVYGDDPEMPKREAMAPGPLSPYAVQKLTGEYYARLYNDLYGLETVCLRYFNVYGPRQDPSSAYSGVISIFMSRAFAGVSPLIYGDGQQSRDFVFVRDVVRANLLAACVPGAAGKCFNVGIGSCVTINRLWEIIACMSGLELSPEYAPPRAGDIRESLSDIGQAKEILGFAPEFTFEKGLEITLKWYNEK; the protein is encoded by the coding sequence ATGAAACTCAATTTTTCCCAGGCACTGATTACCGGAGGGGCCGGATTTATCGGCTCTCATATTGCCGACGCCCTGCTGTCTGAAAACTGCACGGTACGGATTCTCGACAACCTGTCCAGCGGCAGTCTCACCAACATGGAACATATGCGGGACCGGATCACCTTCTTTGAAGATGATATCCGGGATATGGACAGTCTGACCCGTGCGGCAGAGGGGTGTGATGTAATCTTTCATGAGGCGGCCGTGGTCTCCGTTCCCCAGACCGTTGAAGATCCCCTGACATCGGCCCGGGTCAACGATATGGGAACGCTTCAGGTTCTTGAGGCCGCCCGCCGGGCCGGTGTAAAGCGGGTGGTGCTGGCCAGTTCATCGGCGGTCTACGGCGACGACCCGGAAATGCCAAAGCGCGAGGCAATGGCGCCCGGACCGCTCAGCCCTTACGCCGTTCAGAAGCTTACCGGCGAGTACTACGCCCGCCTTTACAACGATCTCTACGGCCTGGAAACCGTCTGCCTCCGCTATTTCAACGTCTACGGTCCGCGTCAGGATCCGTCCTCCGCCTATTCCGGGGTTATCTCCATCTTTATGAGCAGGGCCTTTGCCGGGGTAAGCCCGCTCATCTACGGCGACGGTCAGCAGAGCCGGGATTTCGTCTTTGTCAGAGACGTGGTCCGGGCCAACCTGCTGGCAGCCTGCGTACCCGGCGCCGCCGGGAAATGCTTTAACGTGGGGATCGGCAGCTGTGTCACCATCAACCGCCTCTGGGAGATAATCGCCTGCATGTCCGGGCTGGAACTGTCTCCGGAATACGCCCCCCCCCGCGCCGGGGATATCCGCGAATCCCTCTCCGACATCGGGCAGGCAAAAGAGATTCTGGGCTTTGCGCCGGAATTTACCTTTGAAAAAGGCCTTGAAATTACGTTAAAATGGTATAACGAAAAATAG
- a CDS encoding acetate--CoA ligase family protein: MLFSKETLGRIDRILDAARSDGREILYEHEIYRILKVIGLETPRFVFVEHPDAVDDALLHRFNHRIVLKIVSPDIAHKQKLGGVRKVRNREPLFIQFLLHRMREEVLSHFPDDDPPDIRGFLLTEYIPHTQALGYEVLLGFREDDAFGPVLTLSKGGEDAEFFARYYDPANLFLPPLDTSRAMKLVSGLNIRYKFEEIGHPEYLEHFATAASLLSRLAWHYSFVAAPRPRFIIRALDINPFVITADNRFVAVDGFARFAPAGAEEKSVPPVNTDHLEGFFAPDGIAVVGVSANPDKSSLGRIIARQLHDMGRDDLWLLNPRGGEVVFDRTVYPLYRNLSELPRAPDLLVYAAPARYVENFLRHPGTDAPKAVILIPGIPSDMDYAGFTARLDAITPGTTRIIGPNCMGVFHAPEGENRGVNTLFIEEERLDLRSSPRANTVLLTQSGAFSVTAIDKFQNSGLLRSVVSFGNKYDVKLTDLMAYFADRPGVDLLALYAEGLDPGEGRQFFQLARSISKPIIVYKAGKTDAGAKVTASHTASMSGSYDVFRAACRQAGVILVENIETHYDLVRVFSLMSRRIPVGSRVAGVVNAGFESAVGADALIHLRQADLAQATAQRLRQLDTTGLIDTGSAFLDITPMADDRMYADFVEAVLGDPNVDCVFVSVVPHTNTLKTLPDTCRDLDSLANRLVALSEKYPKPMVISVNAGRYYQDFVSVLEENGLPVYSDIRSAITSLDRFVAWHLGQRGDGAGV, translated from the coding sequence ATGCTGTTTTCAAAGGAGACCCTGGGGCGGATTGACCGCATCCTGGACGCCGCCCGGTCCGACGGCAGAGAGATTTTATATGAACACGAGATCTACCGGATTCTGAAAGTTATCGGCCTGGAAACGCCCCGGTTTGTGTTTGTCGAACACCCGGACGCGGTGGATGACGCCCTGCTGCATCGCTTCAACCACCGCATCGTCCTGAAAATCGTATCGCCGGACATTGCCCACAAGCAGAAGCTGGGCGGGGTCAGAAAGGTACGGAACCGCGAGCCGCTCTTTATTCAGTTCCTCCTGCACCGGATGCGCGAAGAGGTGCTTTCCCATTTTCCGGACGACGATCCGCCCGATATCCGGGGATTTCTGCTGACAGAGTACATCCCCCACACCCAGGCCCTCGGCTACGAAGTGCTGCTCGGATTCAGGGAGGATGACGCCTTCGGGCCGGTGCTGACCCTGAGCAAGGGCGGGGAGGATGCCGAGTTCTTTGCCCGGTACTATGACCCGGCCAACCTCTTCCTGCCCCCTCTGGACACCTCCCGGGCCATGAAGCTGGTTTCCGGCCTCAACATCCGCTACAAGTTCGAGGAGATCGGGCATCCCGAATATCTGGAACATTTTGCCACTGCGGCCTCGCTGCTCAGTCGCCTCGCCTGGCACTATTCGTTTGTTGCCGCCCCCCGGCCCCGGTTCATCATCCGGGCGCTGGACATCAACCCCTTTGTCATCACGGCGGACAACCGGTTTGTGGCCGTGGACGGCTTTGCCCGGTTTGCGCCGGCCGGGGCGGAAGAGAAATCGGTACCGCCGGTCAACACCGATCATCTGGAGGGATTCTTCGCCCCGGACGGAATTGCCGTGGTCGGTGTCTCGGCCAACCCGGACAAATCAAGCCTGGGCCGGATTATCGCCCGGCAGCTCCACGACATGGGGCGGGACGATCTCTGGCTGCTCAACCCCAGGGGCGGCGAGGTGGTGTTCGACCGGACCGTCTATCCCCTTTACCGCAACCTGTCAGAACTTCCCAGAGCGCCGGATCTGCTGGTCTACGCGGCCCCGGCCCGGTATGTGGAAAATTTTCTGCGCCATCCGGGCACCGACGCCCCCAAGGCGGTGATCCTGATTCCCGGCATTCCGTCCGACATGGACTACGCCGGGTTTACCGCCCGCCTTGACGCAATCACGCCGGGAACAACCCGTATCATCGGTCCCAACTGCATGGGGGTATTTCACGCCCCGGAAGGTGAGAACAGGGGGGTGAACACCCTGTTCATCGAGGAGGAGCGGCTTGATCTCAGGAGTTCGCCACGGGCCAACACGGTGCTGCTGACCCAGAGCGGGGCCTTTTCGGTCACGGCCATTGACAAGTTTCAGAATTCCGGCCTGCTCAGATCGGTGGTCAGTTTCGGCAACAAATACGATGTAAAGCTCACCGACCTCATGGCCTATTTTGCCGACAGGCCGGGCGTTGATCTGCTCGCCCTCTATGCGGAGGGACTTGATCCGGGCGAGGGGCGGCAATTTTTCCAGCTGGCCCGCAGCATCTCCAAACCCATCATCGTGTACAAGGCCGGAAAGACCGACGCCGGGGCAAAGGTCACGGCCTCCCACACCGCCTCCATGTCCGGCAGCTACGATGTGTTCCGGGCCGCCTGCCGCCAGGCCGGGGTTATTCTGGTGGAAAATATTGAAACCCACTACGATCTCGTCAGGGTCTTTTCGCTGATGAGCCGCAGAATCCCGGTCGGCAGCCGGGTGGCCGGGGTGGTCAACGCGGGATTTGAATCCGCCGTGGGGGCTGACGCCCTCATTCACCTGCGCCAGGCCGATCTTGCGCAGGCCACGGCACAGCGACTCCGGCAGCTCGACACCACCGGCCTCATCGACACCGGTTCCGCCTTCCTCGACATCACCCCCATGGCCGATGACCGGATGTACGCGGATTTTGTGGAAGCCGTTCTGGGAGACCCGAACGTGGATTGCGTCTTCGTCTCGGTCGTTCCCCACACCAACACCCTGAAAACCCTGCCCGACACCTGCCGTGATCTTGACAGTCTGGCCAACCGGCTGGTGGCGCTGAGCGAAAAGTATCCCAAGCCGATGGTGATTTCCGTCAATGCGGGTCGGTATTATCAGGATTTTGTCTCGGTTCTGGAGGAGAACGGCCTGCCGGTCTACAGCGATATCCGCTCGGCCATCACCTCGCTGGACCGGTTTGTGGCCTGGCATCTCGGCCAGCGGGGGGATGGGGCGGGCGTGTAG
- a CDS encoding AEC family transporter: MEIIITIIPVFAVIGLGWLVQRKGFIPPEFLGPANRLVYYLAIPAMIFRSISKGSLKTDFNPSVLGLTLLPILLLFLVAWGVGKAGHIRREQFGTFMQSSFHGNLGYIGLAVAFYFLGEKGLASASILAGFIMILQNFLAVVALQLHNGDTSGHHIKDMLVRILNNPVIVSALAGILWSLSGLPLPTVVRRSLDIISNMALPLALLLIGASLSFHTLRDRQFSILSACLMKLILLPGLGILLYRLWGISPQLYLPGLILLASPTATIAYVMAREMNGDQDFAVGAISATTLLSAITFSVWLQVTV, encoded by the coding sequence ATGGAAATTATCATTACCATTATCCCCGTCTTTGCCGTCATCGGGCTGGGCTGGCTGGTGCAGCGAAAGGGCTTTATCCCCCCGGAATTTCTGGGACCGGCCAACCGGCTGGTCTACTATCTGGCCATTCCGGCCATGATCTTCCGATCCATCAGCAAGGGGTCTTTGAAAACCGACTTTAACCCAAGCGTGCTGGGCCTCACCCTGCTCCCGATCCTTCTCCTCTTCCTGGTGGCCTGGGGCGTGGGCAAGGCAGGCCATATCCGGCGGGAACAGTTCGGCACCTTTATGCAGAGCTCCTTTCACGGCAACCTGGGCTACATCGGCCTGGCGGTGGCCTTTTATTTTCTCGGTGAAAAGGGACTGGCCAGCGCAAGCATCCTTGCGGGATTTATCATGATCCTTCAGAATTTTCTGGCGGTCGTCGCCCTCCAGCTCCACAACGGCGACACGTCCGGTCATCACATAAAGGATATGCTCGTCAGAATACTCAACAACCCGGTCATTGTATCGGCCCTGGCGGGCATCCTCTGGTCGCTGTCGGGACTTCCGCTGCCCACAGTGGTCCGCCGGAGCCTCGACATCATCAGCAACATGGCCCTGCCTCTGGCCCTGCTGCTCATCGGCGCGTCGCTCTCCTTTCACACCCTGCGCGACCGGCAATTCTCCATTCTGTCGGCCTGTCTGATGAAGCTGATCCTCCTGCCGGGGCTGGGGATTCTCCTCTACCGGCTATGGGGCATTTCCCCGCAACTCTATCTCCCCGGCCTGATTCTCCTGGCCTCCCCCACAGCCACCATCGCCTATGTCATGGCCCGGGAGATGAACGGCGATCAGGACTTTGCCGTGGGCGCCATCTCCGCCACCACCCTGCTTTCCGCCATCACCTTCTCCGTATGGCTTCAGGTAACCGTATAA
- a CDS encoding NUDIX hydrolase produces the protein MKEPMIRPIALCVFRHKNRILVFEGYDPVKEEVFYRPLGGGIEFGEHSSEAVVREIREELGAPICNISFLGSIENIFTFDGKPGHEIVQIYDAQFCDAFFYEQEYFEAFNDRGERFKALWMDLELFKDESAPLYPDGLLEMLWGEMADAARGMKQ, from the coding sequence ATGAAAGAGCCGATGATACGGCCCATTGCGCTGTGCGTTTTCCGCCACAAAAACCGGATACTGGTATTTGAGGGATATGACCCTGTGAAAGAAGAGGTCTTCTACCGGCCCCTGGGCGGCGGCATAGAGTTCGGGGAACACAGTTCCGAGGCGGTTGTCCGTGAGATCCGGGAGGAACTGGGCGCACCCATCTGCAATATTTCGTTTCTGGGAAGCATTGAGAATATTTTCACCTTTGACGGCAAACCGGGGCATGAGATCGTCCAGATCTACGATGCGCAGTTCTGCGATGCGTTTTTTTACGAACAGGAATATTTTGAAGCCTTTAACGACAGGGGCGAACGCTTCAAAGCCCTCTGGATGGATCTGGAGCTGTTCAAAGACGAATCCGCCCCGCTCTACCCCGACGGCCTGCTGGAAATGTTGTGGGGGGAGATGGCCGACGCGGCCCGGGGCATGAAACAGTAA
- the prsR gene encoding PEP-CTERM-box response regulator transcription factor gives MKHKLLIVEDENSLAKQMKWGLSQTYEVIIANTVEQARQLLETGAFPVAVLDLGLPPAPDSPREGFGILASVPTISPHTKVIVVTGNAEQENAMKAIDLGAADFCAKPIDLEMLRVILKRTFKIHELEAANRKLRQACETGSAMCGMLGISPAMTRLSEVIRQVSPTDYPVLIRGESGTGKEMAARAIHLLSHREREPMIPINCGAIPGNLLESELFGHEKGAFTGAHQRKIGRLEQARKGTVLLDEIGDMPPELQIRLLRFLQEGTIERVGGTEILRPDVRIIAATHVNLEAAIEAGRFREDLFYRLNVVPVMIPPLRERQADILLIANHFIREEAQKLKRGQVRLSPAAATALTAHSWPGNIRELQNCIYRAMAISSAGVIRPADLGLPDVAEPSEMPRQLPTIKEARKAAEHQAILQALATTRHNISQAAKLLGISRPTLHDLLKKHGIKR, from the coding sequence ATGAAGCATAAACTTCTGATTGTCGAAGACGAAAACTCCCTTGCCAAACAGATGAAATGGGGGCTGAGCCAGACCTATGAGGTCATTATCGCAAACACCGTGGAACAGGCGCGCCAGTTGCTTGAGACCGGCGCGTTTCCCGTGGCGGTTCTCGACCTGGGCCTGCCCCCGGCCCCCGATTCCCCCCGGGAAGGGTTTGGCATCCTGGCCTCCGTGCCCACCATTTCGCCGCATACCAAGGTGATCGTTGTCACCGGAAATGCGGAGCAGGAGAACGCTATGAAGGCCATTGATCTGGGGGCTGCGGACTTCTGCGCCAAGCCCATTGATCTGGAGATGCTGCGGGTGATCCTGAAGCGGACGTTTAAAATCCACGAGCTGGAGGCGGCCAACCGGAAGCTGCGCCAGGCGTGCGAAACAGGCAGCGCCATGTGCGGTATGCTGGGCATCTCGCCGGCCATGACCCGTCTGTCTGAGGTGATCCGCCAGGTCAGTCCCACGGATTATCCGGTGCTGATCCGGGGCGAAAGCGGGACCGGAAAGGAGATGGCCGCCCGCGCCATCCACCTGCTGAGCCACCGTGAGCGGGAGCCGATGATCCCCATCAACTGCGGCGCAATTCCCGGCAACCTGCTGGAAAGTGAGTTGTTCGGCCATGAGAAGGGCGCGTTTACAGGGGCACACCAGCGGAAAATCGGGCGGCTTGAGCAGGCCCGCAAGGGGACGGTGCTGCTGGATGAGATCGGCGATATGCCCCCGGAGCTTCAGATCAGGCTCCTCCGTTTCCTTCAGGAGGGGACCATCGAGCGGGTGGGCGGTACGGAAATACTCCGACCGGATGTGCGGATCATCGCCGCCACCCATGTCAACCTTGAGGCTGCCATTGAGGCGGGCCGGTTCCGGGAAGATCTGTTTTACCGTCTCAATGTGGTGCCGGTGATGATTCCGCCGCTGCGGGAGCGGCAGGCGGATATCCTGCTGATCGCCAATCACTTTATCCGGGAGGAGGCGCAAAAGCTGAAACGGGGTCAGGTCAGACTGTCGCCGGCGGCAGCCACAGCCCTCACCGCCCACTCCTGGCCGGGCAATATCCGCGAGCTTCAGAACTGCATCTACCGGGCAATGGCGATCTCTTCAGCGGGCGTGATCCGGCCCGCCGACCTGGGACTGCCCGATGTCGCAGAACCGTCTGAAATGCCCCGGCAGCTTCCCACCATCAAAGAGGCCCGAAAAGCGGCAGAGCATCAGGCCATTCTTCAGGCCCTGGCAACGACCCGTCATAATATCAGCCAGGCCGCCAAACTCCTGGGAATCAGCCGCCCCACCCTCCATGACCTGCTCAAAAAACATGGGATAAAGCGGTAG
- a CDS encoding HAD-IIB family hydrolase, whose amino-acid sequence MMKPFETFPDHLRQNIRYVLTDVDDTLTHESRLPSVALAAMERLQAAGIRVVPITGGPAGWCDHMARLWPVDSVIGESGAFYFTCDRARKTMRRRYWKSEAERHEDREKLERIRARILRTVPGCRVAADQAYRDADLAIDCNGDVPTLPPEEVAKIMACFRDAGARASVSSIHVNGWFGEYDKLAMTRILFDEVFGEHLDAVRDSVIYTGDAPNDCPMFAAFPHAVGVANILKFKGALDAEPAWITRRPGGYGFAEMADILLG is encoded by the coding sequence ATGATGAAGCCGTTTGAAACATTTCCCGACCATCTGCGGCAAAATATCCGGTACGTGCTGACCGACGTTGATGATACCCTGACCCATGAGAGCCGTCTGCCGTCCGTGGCACTGGCCGCAATGGAACGGTTGCAGGCAGCCGGCATCCGGGTGGTGCCCATCACCGGGGGGCCTGCCGGATGGTGCGATCACATGGCGCGGCTCTGGCCCGTGGACTCGGTGATCGGCGAGAGCGGGGCGTTTTATTTTACCTGTGACCGGGCCCGGAAGACCATGCGCCGGCGGTACTGGAAGTCGGAAGCGGAGCGGCATGAGGACCGGGAGAAGCTGGAGCGCATCAGAGCCCGAATCCTCAGAACAGTTCCGGGATGCCGGGTGGCAGCGGATCAGGCGTACCGGGATGCGGATCTTGCCATTGACTGCAACGGCGATGTGCCGACCCTGCCGCCGGAAGAAGTGGCAAAGATCATGGCATGTTTCCGGGACGCCGGTGCAAGGGCCAGCGTCAGCTCGATTCATGTAAACGGATGGTTCGGGGAATATGACAAGCTGGCCATGACCCGCATCCTGTTTGACGAGGTGTTCGGCGAACACCTCGACGCGGTGCGGGATTCGGTGATTTACACGGGCGACGCGCCCAATGACTGCCCCATGTTCGCCGCGTTTCCCCATGCGGTCGGGGTGGCCAATATTCTGAAATTCAAAGGAGCGCTGGATGCGGAACCGGCATGGATCACGCGCAGGCCCGGCGGATACGGTTTTGCGGAGATGGCGGATATCCTGCTGGGGTAA
- a CDS encoding NAD-dependent epimerase, with amino-acid sequence MGFEFKTALVTGAAGFIGFHLSKRLLEDGFHVVGLDNLNDYYDVRYKESRLEHLRPFPNFTFCRTDLADRAEMETLFRAHSIDVVVNLAAQAGVRYSLKNPHSYVESNLIGFVNLLECCRHNSVKHLVFASSSSVYGANTRMPFSVHDNVDHPVSLYAATKKSNELLAHTYSHLYGLPCTGLRFFTVYGPWGRPDMAMFLFTRAILEDQPIKIFNHGKMKRDFTYIDDITEGVVRVMGRLPEPDPAWNGDAPDPGTSYAPYRIYNIGNNTPVELMEFIRVIEKVLGKTAKKEYMDLQPGDVPGTYADIEDLIRDTGFKPATPLKTGITRFVEWYKAWHHCK; translated from the coding sequence ATGGGTTTTGAATTTAAAACCGCACTGGTTACCGGTGCAGCCGGATTTATCGGCTTTCATCTCTCCAAACGCCTTCTGGAAGACGGTTTCCATGTGGTCGGCCTGGACAACCTGAACGACTATTATGATGTCCGCTACAAGGAAAGCCGCCTTGAGCATCTTCGGCCCTTTCCGAACTTCACCTTCTGCCGCACCGACCTGGCCGACCGGGCGGAAATGGAGACATTGTTTCGGGCGCATTCCATAGATGTGGTTGTCAATCTCGCAGCCCAGGCCGGGGTGCGCTACTCTCTGAAAAATCCCCACTCCTATGTGGAATCCAATCTGATCGGGTTTGTCAACCTCCTGGAATGCTGCCGCCACAACAGCGTGAAACACCTGGTCTTTGCCTCCTCCAGCTCGGTTTACGGCGCAAACACCCGGATGCCTTTTTCCGTCCACGACAATGTGGACCATCCGGTCTCCCTTTACGCGGCCACCAAAAAGTCCAATGAACTGCTGGCCCACACCTACAGCCACCTGTACGGCCTGCCCTGTACCGGTCTCCGCTTTTTCACGGTCTACGGTCCCTGGGGCCGCCCGGACATGGCGATGTTTCTCTTCACCCGCGCCATCCTCGAAGATCAGCCCATCAAAATCTTCAACCACGGTAAAATGAAACGGGATTTCACCTATATCGACGACATCACGGAGGGGGTTGTCCGGGTGATGGGCAGACTGCCCGAACCCGATCCCGCATGGAACGGCGACGCCCCCGACCCCGGCACCTCCTACGCACCCTACCGGATTTACAATATCGGCAACAACACCCCGGTTGAACTGATGGAATTTATCAGGGTGATTGAAAAGGTTCTGGGCAAAACCGCCAAAAAAGAGTACATGGACCTTCAGCCAGGCGATGTGCCGGGCACATATGCCGACATTGAAGACCTGATCCGGGATACGGGGTTTAAACCGGCGACGCCCCTGAAAACCGGGATCACCCGTTTTGTGGAATGGTACAAAGCCTGGCATCACTGCAAATAG
- a CDS encoding sensor domain-containing diguanylate cyclase, whose product MVMKNTDRRESGSQKKENKDCGLPHSRGDIIQAQSSVFCEIGRILTSSLDPQEVFRRVMAVVLKYFSPQNWSLLMADQETGQMRFEIAMGVDEKKLSNFCLKKAEGIVGWVCMNNQPLVVPDVRKDLRFSPRVDQLLGFETRSVICIPVRNAHNQVIGAIELINKIGHGPENAVREFTEADLSILSAIGAFTGIAAENAHLHQKIRKLAIADALTGLYNRHYFYEMFQHKTERARRHGSSVCLMMMDVDGLKGINDSHGHLVGDRVLCEVADILTSSARKSDIVARLGGDEFVVLLPVSEASHGRMLSERIQQKITEWNRDAPIPGITLGLSIGIFASATATMTDMFEKADQHLYSRKALRQRGCAGHCSHPRPG is encoded by the coding sequence ATGGTAATGAAAAACACGGACCGCCGGGAATCCGGTTCTCAGAAAAAGGAAAACAAAGACTGCGGTCTGCCGCACAGCAGGGGCGACATCATTCAGGCACAGTCGTCCGTTTTCTGTGAAATCGGCAGAATTCTCACCTCTTCTCTGGACCCGCAGGAGGTCTTCCGGCGGGTCATGGCTGTTGTCTTAAAATATTTTTCCCCTCAGAACTGGTCCCTGCTGATGGCCGATCAGGAAACCGGGCAAATGCGGTTTGAGATCGCAATGGGGGTGGACGAAAAAAAACTCAGCAATTTCTGCCTTAAAAAAGCCGAAGGCATCGTCGGATGGGTCTGCATGAACAACCAGCCGCTGGTGGTGCCGGATGTGAGAAAAGACCTGCGCTTCAGCCCCCGCGTGGACCAGCTTCTGGGGTTTGAAACCCGTTCCGTCATCTGCATTCCGGTGCGAAACGCCCATAATCAGGTCATCGGCGCCATTGAACTGATCAATAAGATCGGCCACGGGCCTGAAAATGCCGTCCGGGAATTTACCGAGGCGGATCTCTCCATACTGTCCGCCATCGGGGCTTTTACGGGCATTGCAGCCGAGAATGCCCATCTTCATCAGAAAATCAGAAAACTGGCCATTGCGGATGCGCTGACCGGTTTATACAATCGCCACTATTTTTATGAAATGTTTCAACACAAAACAGAGCGGGCCAGGCGACATGGCAGCAGTGTCTGTCTGATGATGATGGATGTTGACGGGCTGAAGGGGATCAACGACAGCCACGGCCACCTTGTCGGCGACCGGGTGCTGTGCGAGGTTGCCGATATCCTGACATCATCGGCCCGCAAGTCCGATATCGTCGCCCGGCTGGGCGGCGACGAATTCGTGGTTCTCCTTCCCGTATCGGAGGCATCTCACGGCAGAATGCTGTCAGAGCGGATTCAGCAAAAAATCACAGAATGGAACCGGGACGCCCCGATTCCCGGCATAACGCTCGGCCTCAGTATCGGCATTTTCGCTTCTGCCACCGCCACCATGACCGATATGTTTGAAAAAGCCGATCAGCACCTCTATTCCCGGAAAGCCCTCAGACAAAGGGGCTGCGCCGGGCATTGTTCCCACCCCCGACCCGGATGA
- a CDS encoding PilZ domain-containing protein — protein MKDDRKNKTQLIRELEEMRARVSVLEAENAELKAGSDNSVTNMAQRSARKEIRTHIEFIADFDVIEARAVNISDGGISFETDEDLPFEMRFEMSGQPHYHRASLVWVKRLPDGGYRFGLMFTRPEAFPAF, from the coding sequence ATGAAAGATGACCGAAAAAATAAAACCCAGCTGATCAGAGAACTGGAAGAAATGCGGGCGCGTGTTTCAGTCCTTGAGGCCGAAAACGCGGAATTGAAAGCCGGATCGGACAATTCGGTTACAAACATGGCACAGCGGTCGGCGCGAAAAGAAATTCGGACGCATATCGAATTTATCGCAGATTTCGATGTCATTGAGGCCAGGGCTGTGAACATTTCAGACGGCGGCATCAGCTTTGAAACGGACGAGGATCTGCCCTTTGAAATGCGCTTTGAAATGAGCGGGCAGCCCCATTATCACCGGGCCAGCCTGGTCTGGGTCAAGCGGCTTCCCGACGGCGGCTATCGCTTCGGCCTGATGTTCACCCGGCCGGAGGCCTTTCCCGCCTTCTGA